The following proteins are co-located in the Roseovarius arcticus genome:
- the rplT gene encoding 50S ribosomal protein L20, protein MSRVKGGVVTHARHKKITKAAKGYYGRRKNTFKVATQAVDKANQYATRDRKNRKRNFRALWIQRINAAVRGHDEALTYSRFINGLALAGVEVDRKVLADLAVHEPAAFAAIVDQAKGALAA, encoded by the coding sequence ATGTCGAGAGTAAAAGGTGGCGTCGTCACGCACGCCCGTCACAAGAAAATCACCAAAGCAGCCAAAGGTTACTACGGCCGCCGGAAAAATACCTTTAAGGTCGCCACGCAGGCGGTCGACAAGGCCAACCAGTACGCCACACGCGACCGTAAGAATCGCAAGCGGAACTTCCGCGCCCTGTGGATCCAGCGGATCAACGCAGCCGTGCGCGGCCATGACGAAGCGCTGACATACAGCCGCTTTATCAACGGTCTGGCACTGGCCGGCGTCGAAGTGGACCGCAAGGTTCTGGCCGATCTGGCCGTGCACGAGCCCGCAGCATTCGCCGCGATCGTTGACCAGGCCAAGGGTGCGCTGGCCGCTTAA
- a CDS encoding efflux RND transporter permease subunit yields the protein MSDSGGISALSVRRPWLAAVMNLMIVIAGVGALWGVEIRELPDIDRPIVSVRANYPGASPTTLDAEVASLVEGAVARVAGVTSVRTSSEEGNFRMRVEFSASRDLDTAASDVREAVARVENRLPEGVEDLYVVKSEQDANPIMDIAIWSDARSIDQLTRLVEDAVIPEFTAVPGVAEVAVFGDRQRVLRVEVAPERLAAFGLSIAEVASTLRAAQFDVPVGSFGSGQLEVLVRADATVTDPARIQELKVRENVRLGDVADVYFGLATASSVARLDGRMVLNLGIVRQAQSNTVQISDDIRRAIDRLRLRYGELGFEITSDSAVFIKGSIAEVAKSLAFALLIVIGVIWLFFGKLRTVLIPAITIPIALTGSLAAIWLMGFSINLITLLSLVLATGLVVDDAIVVTENIQRKRQQGLGPRAAAAIGAREVFFAVIATTVTLIAVFVPISFLPSEAGRLFTEFGFVLAITVGLSSFVALTMCPMLASLSGDMGGGTGPLARLGGKLANGYAALITPMIRAPLVTLVAASLLAGTASLVYGQLGEELLPDEDRGEISVWIQGPDGTGLDYTDRQVEHVEAMMQPFVDQGLAASLYSITGRYDLNRGSIGLRLAPWDQRRVSQAEIEAQITPQLGSLAGAQGRIFGGNSLGLRGSAGGLSIALTGPTYPQIAEAAYSFAEAMEGVPGLSDIRVQYQATQPQLNVLVDRDRASDLGVEMSALSTTLRALIDEDEIAELTIQDEAVPIILQSSAGAVRDPSDLMNLYVRGAGGGLVPLSQLVKFEENGVAAELDRHAQRRAIELSASIAPETPLRGVIDNMRALGDVELPGDIGLIFLGEAASLDETSSALTATYIIALIVVFLVLLAQFESLTSALVVMTTVPFGICAAIYALLLTGTTINIYSQIGVLMLVGVMAKNGILLVEFADQLRDRGASAPDAALEAARARLRPISMTLICTVMAGLPLILGSGPGAEARAAIGWVIFGGLGLAAAFTLFLTPAAYALIASASSARAASGDALDAELRNI from the coding sequence ATGAGCGATAGCGGAGGCATAAGCGCGCTTAGCGTAAGGCGCCCTTGGCTGGCCGCCGTGATGAACCTGATGATCGTCATCGCCGGGGTCGGCGCGCTCTGGGGTGTGGAAATTCGCGAGCTTCCGGACATCGACCGCCCCATCGTATCAGTGCGCGCCAACTATCCCGGCGCTTCCCCCACCACGCTGGACGCCGAGGTTGCCTCCCTCGTCGAGGGCGCAGTCGCGCGGGTCGCCGGGGTGACGTCGGTCAGAACCTCGTCCGAGGAGGGTAACTTCCGCATGCGCGTCGAATTCAGCGCCTCCCGCGATCTGGACACAGCCGCCAGCGATGTGCGTGAGGCTGTCGCGCGGGTGGAAAATCGCCTGCCGGAAGGCGTCGAGGATCTGTATGTCGTCAAGTCCGAGCAGGACGCCAATCCCATCATGGACATCGCAATCTGGAGTGATGCGCGCTCCATCGACCAGCTGACCCGGTTGGTCGAAGATGCGGTTATTCCCGAATTCACCGCCGTGCCGGGCGTGGCCGAGGTGGCCGTGTTCGGCGATCGCCAGCGCGTGCTTCGGGTCGAGGTCGCGCCCGAGAGGCTCGCCGCGTTCGGTCTGTCCATCGCCGAGGTGGCAAGCACCCTGCGCGCGGCACAATTTGACGTGCCAGTCGGCAGCTTCGGCTCAGGCCAGCTTGAGGTGCTGGTACGCGCCGACGCCACCGTCACCGATCCCGCCCGTATTCAAGAGCTGAAAGTGCGGGAGAACGTCAGGCTGGGCGATGTTGCCGATGTCTATTTCGGCCTTGCCACAGCGAGCAGCGTCGCGCGGCTGGACGGGCGAATGGTGCTGAACCTCGGCATCGTGCGGCAGGCGCAATCAAACACGGTCCAAATCTCGGACGATATCCGCCGCGCCATTGACCGCTTGCGCCTGCGCTACGGCGAGCTTGGGTTCGAGATCACCTCGGACAGCGCGGTGTTCATCAAGGGCTCGATCGCTGAGGTGGCCAAGTCGCTGGCCTTTGCTCTGTTGATCGTGATCGGCGTCATCTGGCTGTTCTTTGGCAAGCTGCGAACGGTCTTGATCCCGGCGATCACCATCCCCATCGCGCTGACCGGATCACTTGCTGCTATCTGGCTGATGGGATTCTCAATAAACCTGATCACTCTTCTTTCGTTGGTGCTGGCAACTGGCCTCGTCGTCGACGATGCCATCGTTGTCACCGAAAATATTCAGCGCAAGCGGCAGCAGGGTCTGGGGCCGCGCGCCGCCGCGGCCATCGGTGCGCGAGAGGTGTTCTTTGCCGTCATCGCCACCACCGTCACGCTGATCGCGGTATTCGTGCCGATCTCGTTTCTGCCCAGCGAAGCGGGTCGTCTTTTCACCGAATTTGGCTTCGTTCTGGCCATCACGGTCGGCTTATCGTCCTTTGTGGCGCTGACGATGTGCCCGATGCTGGCCTCGCTCAGCGGCGATATGGGCGGCGGCACAGGGCCATTGGCCCGCCTTGGCGGTAAGCTGGCAAATGGCTATGCCGCACTGATTACGCCCATGATACGCGCACCCTTGGTCACGCTGGTCGCGGCATCCCTTTTGGCCGGGACAGCCTCCCTCGTCTACGGCCAATTGGGCGAAGAGCTGCTGCCCGATGAGGATCGCGGCGAAATTTCGGTGTGGATACAGGGGCCCGACGGAACAGGCCTCGACTACACCGACCGGCAGGTCGAGCATGTCGAGGCGATGATGCAGCCCTTTGTCGATCAGGGACTGGCGGCCAGCCTCTACTCCATTACAGGGCGCTATGACCTCAATCGCGGCAGCATCGGTCTGCGCCTCGCGCCCTGGGACCAGCGCCGCGTCTCCCAAGCCGAGATTGAGGCGCAGATCACCCCGCAACTTGGCAGTCTCGCTGGCGCTCAGGGCCGCATCTTTGGCGGCAACAGCCTGGGCCTGCGCGGCTCGGCGGGCGGCCTCAGCATCGCGCTGACAGGGCCGACATATCCGCAGATCGCGGAGGCGGCATATAGCTTTGCCGAGGCGATGGAGGGCGTGCCGGGCCTATCGGATATCCGCGTGCAATATCAGGCGACACAGCCACAATTGAACGTCCTCGTTGACCGCGACCGCGCCTCGGATCTGGGGGTCGAAATGTCGGCCTTGTCGACGACCCTGCGCGCGCTGATAGACGAGGACGAAATCGCAGAGTTGACGATTCAGGACGAGGCTGTGCCAATCATTCTGCAATCCAGCGCAGGCGCGGTTCGCGACCCCTCTGACCTAATGAACCTCTATGTGCGCGGGGCGGGCGGCGGCCTTGTCCCCCTCAGCCAGCTGGTCAAATTTGAGGAAAACGGTGTCGCCGCCGAGCTTGATCGCCACGCCCAACGCCGCGCGATTGAGCTGAGCGCGTCAATAGCCCCCGAAACGCCCTTACGCGGTGTCATCGACAATATGCGCGCACTGGGAGATGTAGAATTGCCCGGCGACATTGGACTTATCTTCCTTGGCGAGGCCGCGTCGCTGGATGAGACGTCAAGCGCCCTCACAGCTACTTATATCATTGCACTGATTGTCGTCTTTCTGGTTCTCTTGGCCCAGTTCGAAAGCCTGACCAGCGCTCTGGTCGTAATGACGACCGTCCCGTTCGGCATCTGCGCCGCGATTTATGCGCTGTTGCTGACCGGCACCACGATTAACATTTACAGCCAGATCGGTGTTCTGATGCTGGTGGGTGTCATGGCCAAGAATGGCATTCTTCTGGTCGAGTTTGCCGACCAACTGCGTGACCGCGGCGCGTCTGCGCCCGATGCCGCGCTAGAGGCGGCGCGCGCCCGCCTGCGTCCCATCTCCATGACGCTGATCTGTACGGTGATGGCAGGACTGCCTCTGATCCTCGGCAGCGGGCCGGGGGCCGAGGCGCGCGCAGCTATCGGCTGGGTCATCTTTGGCGGACTGGGCCTTGCCGCCGCCTTCACCCTATTCCTGACGCCGGCTGCCTACGCACTGATCGCATCAGCGTCCAGCGCGCGCGCGGCTAGCGGAGACGCGCTTGACGCTGAGCTGCGCAATATCTGA
- the pyk gene encoding pyruvate kinase, translated as MRRHRNVKIVATLGPASETYDMIRALHEAGADVFRLNMSHGQHDEIREKHRIIRQVEKDLDSPICILADLQGPKLRVGVFANGEEELVVGAAFRLDLDKAEGDASRVCLPHPEIFEALEQGASLLVNDGKIRLKVNECGKDFADCEVIVGGTISNRKGVNVPDVELPLAALSAKDRKDLEFVCQLGVDWLALSFVQRPEDVTEARKLAGGRAAILSKIEKPSAVTRFDAILAASDGIMVARGDLGVELPVQNVPPIQKRLVRACRSAAKPVIVATQMLESMITAPVPTRAEVSDVATAIYEGADAIMLSAESAAGSYPIEAVTTMDNVAREVENDPTYTQIIEASRSIARKTVADGIVAAAREIAETTDIKVICCFTQSGTTALLTARERPRVPIIAMTSQRGTARRLTLSWGVNCVMTPELNRFKQAVINAARAARAQGYATTEDQIVVTAGVPFNVPGTTNILRVAPCQESLIYATEPS; from the coding sequence GAGGCTGGCGCAGATGTTTTCCGCCTGAATATGAGCCATGGACAGCATGACGAAATCCGCGAAAAGCACCGCATCATTCGCCAGGTAGAGAAGGATCTGGACAGCCCGATCTGCATCCTCGCCGACCTTCAGGGGCCAAAACTACGCGTCGGTGTCTTTGCCAATGGCGAAGAGGAGCTGGTGGTCGGCGCCGCCTTCCGCCTTGATCTGGACAAGGCCGAGGGGGACGCATCCCGCGTCTGCCTGCCCCATCCCGAGATCTTTGAGGCGCTGGAGCAGGGCGCATCCCTCTTGGTCAACGATGGCAAGATTCGCCTGAAGGTCAACGAGTGCGGCAAGGATTTCGCCGATTGTGAGGTCATCGTCGGTGGCACGATCAGCAACCGTAAGGGTGTGAACGTGCCCGATGTCGAATTGCCTCTGGCCGCTTTGTCGGCAAAGGACCGTAAGGATCTGGAATTCGTCTGCCAGCTGGGTGTCGACTGGCTCGCGCTCAGCTTTGTGCAGCGCCCTGAGGATGTGACCGAGGCCCGCAAATTGGCCGGAGGCCGCGCGGCGATCCTCAGCAAGATTGAGAAGCCGTCAGCTGTGACGCGCTTTGACGCGATCCTCGCCGCCTCGGACGGCATCATGGTCGCGCGCGGCGATCTGGGGGTCGAACTGCCAGTGCAGAACGTGCCGCCCATCCAGAAACGCCTCGTGCGGGCCTGCCGCTCGGCCGCCAAGCCGGTGATCGTCGCCACCCAGATGCTGGAATCGATGATTACCGCGCCTGTGCCGACACGTGCAGAGGTCAGCGATGTCGCCACCGCTATCTATGAGGGCGCGGATGCCATCATGCTATCGGCGGAATCGGCCGCAGGCAGCTACCCGATAGAGGCCGTGACCACGATGGACAACGTCGCACGCGAGGTCGAAAACGATCCGACCTATACACAGATCATCGAGGCGTCGCGCAGCATCGCCCGCAAGACGGTCGCCGATGGTATCGTGGCCGCTGCGCGCGAAATCGCAGAGACGACCGATATCAAGGTGATCTGCTGCTTTACTCAGTCCGGCACCACCGCCCTCTTGACCGCGCGCGAGCGTCCGCGCGTTCCTATCATCGCCATGACATCGCAGCGCGGCACCGCGCGGCGCCTGACGCTGAGCTGGGGCGTCAACTGCGTGATGACGCCAGAGCTGAACCGCTTTAAACAAGCGGTCATCAACGCCGCGCGCGCCGCGCGAGCCCAAGGCTACGCCACGACCGAGGACCAGATCGTGGTGACAGCAGGCGTGCCGTTCAACGTGCCGGGCACCACGAACATCCTTCGTGTCGCGCCGTGTCAGGAAAGTTTGATCTACGCCACCGAACCAAGCTAG
- a CDS encoding exo-alpha-sialidase, giving the protein MALGAVQIAVLALGILSLGLSALAIRRDAPLTWEWALPAVMERGGAPVFETVLDYTAKTGIAHSPAVIVNKEGASILWFAGSQEAQADVDVVGVDIGADGAVSKITPRLTRSALGDAFEPRQLVVTLGNTVQNDGAADTLYTTAVSVGGWAMASIAEVQMGPSGPLRARKLNLSPLLNRSFLVKSPMAGYADGSFALPAYFEMGATYGALVRLDGHGRVRDMRRMPGRMKAIQPMIVPLDGARAVAFLRNFDSGARRLLVTRTSDGGQTWDEVREMDVPNPSAPVAALGIGGDDILMAVNDDASDGGILNLALSEDSGATWRHLKTLESGSGDARYPMMRALPDGRILLAYSTAAKRGIRAHIFNLAWAMAE; this is encoded by the coding sequence ATGGCCCTGGGTGCGGTGCAGATTGCGGTCCTGGCGCTGGGTATTCTCAGCCTTGGCCTGAGTGCGCTGGCGATCCGGCGTGATGCGCCGCTGACGTGGGAGTGGGCATTGCCGGCCGTGATGGAGCGGGGCGGCGCGCCTGTCTTTGAGACCGTTCTGGACTACACCGCTAAGACAGGCATAGCCCATTCGCCCGCTGTTATCGTGAACAAGGAGGGTGCCAGCATATTGTGGTTCGCCGGCTCGCAGGAGGCGCAGGCGGATGTCGATGTCGTCGGCGTCGATATCGGAGCAGACGGCGCGGTGTCCAAGATTACGCCGCGCCTCACGCGGAGCGCTTTGGGCGATGCGTTCGAGCCTCGCCAATTGGTCGTCACGCTAGGCAATACAGTGCAAAATGATGGGGCTGCAGATACTCTCTATACCACGGCGGTATCGGTGGGGGGCTGGGCCATGGCATCAATTGCTGAGGTGCAGATGGGGCCAAGCGGGCCGCTGCGCGCGCGCAAACTGAACCTGTCGCCGCTGCTCAACCGCTCATTTCTGGTAAAGTCGCCGATGGCCGGTTACGCCGATGGCAGTTTTGCGCTGCCCGCCTATTTCGAGATGGGCGCCACCTACGGCGCGCTAGTGCGACTTGATGGGCACGGGCGGGTGCGCGACATGCGCCGGATGCCGGGCCGGATGAAGGCGATCCAGCCGATGATCGTGCCGCTGGACGGCGCGCGCGCCGTGGCGTTTCTGCGCAATTTCGACAGCGGCGCGCGGCGGCTGCTGGTTACGCGCACAAGCGACGGTGGCCAGACGTGGGACGAGGTGCGCGAGATGGACGTGCCAAATCCCAGTGCGCCGGTCGCCGCACTGGGCATCGGTGGCGACGACATCCTGATGGCGGTCAACGATGATGCGTCGGATGGCGGCATATTGAACCTTGCGCTGAGCGAAGATAGCGGCGCGACGTGGCGACACTTGAAGACACTAGAATCCGGCAGCGGCGATGCGCGCTATCCAATGATGCGCGCGCTACCGGATGGTCGCATCCTGCTGGCCTACAGCACAGCGGCCAAGCGAGGGATACGCGCGCACATATTTAATCTTGCATGGGCGATGGCCGAATGA
- a CDS encoding efflux RND transporter periplasmic adaptor subunit: protein MQRTSIWKQLILSAALIAGAAGAWHFRADLIALWQPAQTTEAARGDGDAGVPVLVTTVALAEDTLSFAAVGTGFALRSVMLRAPAGGEVTDVTIAPGRHFEAGDPLLRLDDTDQRLAVALAEARQERATSEQTRYQGLRDTGTTTATRFEDAMTAFRIAEIELDQARTDLDNRVLRAPFAGIAGIAAVEAGDRLTLGDPIASYDDRSQILVEFDLPEALLPRTKLGLPVRATSSSTDAGVLRGEITAIDSRVAAASRTARVRATIPNEPDVLRPGASFTVTLDLPGARYPILPELALQFSGGSLQVWRVDDTGNAQPVEVRLIRRRAGSVIVDGPLSEGDRIVVEGLQRMRPGRAVNVLNTPAAGAT, encoded by the coding sequence ATGCAAAGAACATCTATCTGGAAGCAGCTCATCCTCAGCGCCGCGTTGATCGCGGGCGCGGCGGGCGCGTGGCACTTCCGCGCTGATCTGATCGCGCTATGGCAGCCGGCCCAGACGACAGAGGCCGCGCGCGGCGACGGTGACGCGGGCGTTCCCGTCCTCGTTACGACTGTGGCGCTGGCCGAGGATACGTTGTCCTTTGCTGCCGTCGGCACCGGGTTTGCGCTGCGCTCGGTCATGCTTCGTGCACCTGCGGGCGGTGAGGTGACCGATGTGACAATTGCCCCCGGCCGCCATTTCGAGGCAGGCGATCCGCTATTGCGGCTGGATGACACCGATCAGCGGCTGGCCGTCGCGCTGGCCGAGGCAAGGCAGGAGCGCGCGACCTCGGAACAAACCCGCTATCAAGGCCTGCGCGACACTGGCACAACCACGGCAACCCGATTTGAGGATGCCATGACGGCCTTTCGCATAGCCGAGATTGAGCTGGACCAGGCCCGCACCGATTTGGACAACCGCGTGCTGCGCGCGCCTTTTGCCGGGATCGCAGGGATTGCGGCGGTCGAGGCGGGCGACCGCCTCACGCTCGGCGACCCCATCGCCAGTTATGACGATCGCAGCCAGATATTGGTCGAGTTCGATTTGCCCGAGGCGCTGCTCCCGCGCACCAAGTTGGGCTTGCCGGTGCGCGCGACCTCATCCAGCACCGACGCCGGTGTGCTGCGCGGCGAGATTACAGCCATCGACAGCCGCGTCGCTGCCGCCAGTCGCACAGCCCGCGTGCGCGCCACGATCCCGAACGAGCCTGATGTGCTGCGCCCCGGCGCGTCGTTCACCGTCACGCTGGACTTGCCCGGCGCGCGCTATCCCATCTTGCCGGAACTAGCGCTTCAATTTTCGGGTGGCTCGCTGCAAGTTTGGCGCGTTGATGACACAGGCAACGCGCAGCCCGTTGAGGTGCGCCTGATCCGCCGCAGGGCCGGATCGGTCATCGTGGACGGCCCGCTGTCCGAAGGCGACCGTATTGTCGTCGAGGGCCTGCAAAGGATGCGACCCGGCCGCGCGGTCAACGTGCTGAACACCCCTGCTGCAGGCGCGACATGA
- the rpmI gene encoding 50S ribosomal protein L35 — MPKMKTKSSCKKRFKISASGRVIAAQAGKQHGMIKRSNKFLRNARGTTTLSKADEQIIKPMMPYAR, encoded by the coding sequence ATGCCCAAGATGAAGACAAAATCGAGCTGCAAAAAGCGGTTCAAGATCTCGGCCTCAGGCCGTGTGATCGCAGCCCAAGCTGGTAAACAGCATGGCATGATCAAGCGCAGCAACAAATTCCTCCGCAACGCACGCGGTACCACCACCCTGTCAAAGGCTGATGAGCAGATCATCAAGCCGATGATGCCCTACGCGCGCTAA